The Montipora foliosa isolate CH-2021 chromosome 14, ASM3666993v2, whole genome shotgun sequence genome window below encodes:
- the LOC137985158 gene encoding protein FAM133B-like — MGKRDNRVAYMNPVAMARARGPVASGPTIRDYLNRNRPTLEEVKEMMDKKKTGSETLAAFEEHLNEKFRNELKKNREKILGASSESSSKTPKKEKKKSSKKKKRRRHSSSSSSSTSTSDNSDSEEKRKKRRKSKKGKKRKLMESEHNAEEPRRKRKKRKHKASYNDSASSS; from the exons ATGGGGAAACGAGACAATCGAGTG gcatACATGAATCCTGTTGCAATGGCACGGGCACGAGGTCCTGTTGCATCAGGGCCAACAATAAGGGATTACCTTAACAGAAACAGGCCAACACT AGAGGAAGTGAAAGAAATGATGGACAAAAAGAAGACAGGCTCAGAAACACTGGCTGCATTTGAAGAACATTTAAATGAG AAATTCAGAAACGAGCTGaagaaaaacagagaaaaaatacTTGGTGCATCATCAGAAAGTTCATCTAAAACACCAAAGAAAGAG AAAAAGAAGTcaagcaagaaaaagaaaaggagg CGGCATTCTtcctcgtcatcatcatctACATCTACCTCTGACAACAGTGATTCTGAAGAAAAGCGAAAG aaaaggcGAAAGagtaagaaaggaaagaaaaggaagctTATGGAAAGTGAACACAATGCAGAGGAAcccagaagaaaaagaaaaaagaggaaacaTAAAGCAAGTTATAACGACTCAGCATCCTCTTCATAA
- the LOC137985157 gene encoding dnaJ homolog subfamily C member 27-like, with amino-acid sequence MERKPGHLSKSVQEIAGSLCWIKVVGIGNDGVGKTCLVKNFCEKKFSKNYHPTVGVDYGFKLHKINGTEYRINFWDFGGHADFDEIRVELYGQTQACVLVFDVTNKLSFDSLDYWLQEFTSNGGKHAVVAVVANKIDLSSKRVVGSKDGQRWAKAHDIRYYETSAGTGQGVHEMFSGVLAAAVEAKLVKAKPVISLEQSKNK; translated from the exons atggaaagaaaaccTGGGCATTTGAGCAAATCAGTGCAAGAAATTGCTGGATCTTTATGCTGGATTAAG GTTGTGGGAATTGGAAATGATGGTGTGGGAAAGACTTGTCTTGTGAAGAACTTCTGTGAGAAAAAG TTTTCTAAGAATTACCACCCAACAGTAGGAGTTGATTATG GTTTTAAGTTACACAAAATAAATGGAACTGAAT ATAGGATCAACTTCTGGGATTTTGGTGGTCATGCAGATTTTGATGAAATAAGAGTTGAATTGTATGGACAGACACAG GCTTGTGTTCTTGTGTTTGATGTCACAAACAAGCTGTCATTTGACTCGCTGGATTATTGGCTCCAAGAATTCACTAGTAATGGTGGCAAACATGCTGTTGTTGCTGTGGTAGCAAATAAG ATCGATTTATCCTCCAAAAGAGTTGTAGGCAGCAAGGATGGGCAGAGATGGGCCAAAGCACATGACATCag atATTATGAGACTTCAGCTGGGACTGGTCAGGGAGTTCATGAGATGTTTAGTGGTGTGTTAGCAGCAGCAGTGGAGGCAAAACTTGTCAAAGCTAAGCCAGTTATCAGTTTAGAACAgagtaaaaacaaataa
- the LOC137985156 gene encoding peroxisome assembly protein 12-like, with the protein MAEFAAHLNQGTANANPTIFEIIAEESMASILRPAVGYALKVLATSNPDKWGWVWRIGDEIYLCLDYFVQNHYLKNSGGSISENFYGLKRVNTGITGKKEEGISSIQRYLSVIMLVGVPYAKLKLDELFERTREDYITGNQTSYPRRKRSYFLQLKRTFVYVYPFLHFTWETVFLCYYLMYVFQFSEVHSPLLHVIGVSLKRLTRQDILAQNVQNSHINLLKGKNLTEKLSAIPGSLGRLVVVVLANGLPVIVFFLKFIEWWYSSDNKEAVQSVTQLPVPPPPLGPKPAQHGVQLPPHPVQCPLCWKVRTNPTALSSSGYVFCYPCIYKYLNQHGCCPITHLPSATKQLIRLYVDVTN; encoded by the exons atggcggagttTGCTGCACATTTGAATCAGGGAACTGCAAATGCAAATCCTACAATATTTGAGATTATCGCTGAAGAGTCTATGGCATCGATTCTTCGACCTGCTGTTGGGTATGCCTTAAAAGTGTTGGCAACTTCCAATCCTGACAAGTGGGGCTGGGTTTGGCGTATTGGAGATGAAATTTATCTCTGCTTGGACTATTTTGTTCAGAATCACTACTTGAAAAACTCCGGAGGATCCATTTCCGAAAATTTTTACGGTCTTAAAAGAGTAAACACCGGTATAACTGGAAAGAAAGAGGAAGGAATTTCGAGTATTCAAAGATATCTGTCTGTAATAATGCTTGTTGGTGTCCCATATGCAAAACTGAAACTTGATGAACTTTTTGAAAGAACTCGAGAAGATTATATAACTGGAAATCAAACTTCTTACCCTAGGAGGAAACGTTCATACTTTCTCCAGCTGAAGAGGACGTTCGTTTATGTCTATCCATTTTTGCATTTCACATGGGAAACGGTTTTCTTGTGTTATTATTTGATGTACGTGTTTCAGTTTTCCGAAGTTCATTCTCCGTTGTTGCATGTCATCGGAGTTTCCCTGAAAAGGCTCACAAGACAAGACATACTTGCACAGAATGTACAGAACAGTCATATCAACCTGttaaaaggaaagaatttgactgaaaaattatCAGCGATTCCGGGATCTCTTGGACGTTTGGTGGTTGTGGTGTTAGCCAATGGCCTTCCCGTTATTGTGTTTTTCCTTAAATTCATTGAGTGGTGGTATTCAAGTGACAACAAGGAAGCTGTACAATCAGTTACTCAGTTACCAGTGCCTCCACCACCTCTTGGACCTAAG CCAGCACAGCATGGAGTTCAGCTGCCTCCTCATCCTGTCCAGTGCCCTCTGTGTTGGAAAGTTCGCACCAATCCTACAGCATTATCCTCATCGGGTTATGTTTTCTGTTATCCTTGTATTTATAAATATCTCAACCAGCATGGCTGCTGTCCCATCACTCACTTACCAAGTGCTACAAAGCAACTCATCAGACTGTATGTAGATGTTACCAACTAA
- the LOC137985155 gene encoding dnaJ homolog subfamily C member 22-like yields MAKNRKSLFLTYLIWLIWGWLGLHHLYLGRDIQAFLWWSTIGGFFGLGWFRDLWRIPEYVDDANDEPYFVEELKRKIKFRKEPSFSVTRFSGQMLVGYFYGILIRLAIPEEVAWLPFLLVPLGVAIGVYLVGNIGRERGDFKYPLAGAFITNSILTYLTGEEAGSMYVALIAAIFFQNHREFRKNKPAKRTLCKRLQYLAVGGIVICFLWSSFLYFNAQVTTEDGETVKLRDAVNHFFQSPVWLEFKEVFWGLYEEGQRNGWDNFYEEFVKALDPRGEKNAYRVLGLTEDATQEEIKRRYKKLAVKWHPDKNPDDKEKAQRKFMEIQEAYEILSNIKARRAETNSRTRANSDRHDHSDF; encoded by the coding sequence ATGGCGAAGAATCGAAAAAGCTTATTCTTGACTTATCTAATCTGGCTGATCTGGGGATGGCTTGGTTTACATCATTTATACCTCGGTCGAGATATCCAGGCGTTTTTGTGGTGGTCCACGATCGGCGGCTTCTTTGGTTTGGGTTGGTTTCGTGATCTTTGGCGAATTCCCGAGTATGTTGACGATGCAAATGATGAACCGTACTTTGTTGAAGagttaaaaagaaagataaagtTCCGTAAAGAGCCTTCATTTAGCGTCACCAGATTCTCTGGTCAAATGTTAGTAGGTTACTTCTACGGAATTTTAATTCGTCTCGCGATCCCCGAAGAAGTGGCATGGTTGCCATTTCTATTGGTACCTTTGGGTGTCGCTATCGGGGTGTATCTTGTGGGGAACATTGGTCGTGAACGAGGAGATTTCAAATACCCATTGGCAGGAGCATTTATTACCAATAGTATTTTAACTTACCTAACCGGAGAGGAGGCTGGTTCCATGTACGTTGCTTTGATTGCGGCGATATTCTTTCAAAATCATCGGGAGTTTCGGAAAAATAAGCCAGCAAAAAGGACTTTATGCAAGCGTTTGCAGTACCTCGCTGTTGGCGGTAtagttatttgttttctttggagCTCGTTCCTTTATTTTAATGCACAAGTTACAACGGAGGATGGAGAAACAGTGAAACTGCGAGATGCGgtgaaccatttctttcaatccCCAGTATGGCTGGAGTTCAAGGAAGTGTTTTGGGGTTTATACGAGGAGGGTCAGAGAAATGGTTGGGACAATTTCTACGAGGAATTTGTCAAGGCTTTGGATCCAAGGGGAGAGAAAAACGCGTATCGTGTGTTGGGACTGACAGAAGACGCGACTCAAGAGGAAATCAAACGAAGATACAAAAAACTTGCGGTCAAATGGCATCCAGACAAAAATCCGGACGATAAAGAAAAAGCCCAACGAAAATTCATGGAAATTCAGGAAGCTTACGAGATTCTGTCTAACATTAAAGCAAGAAGAGCTGAAACAAATTCAAGGACAAGAGCAAATTCTGATCGACATGATCACTCGGATTTTTAA